One genomic window of Pigmentiphaga litoralis includes the following:
- a CDS encoding ABC transporter substrate-binding protein yields MTLPKQFLHILITSSFLSLVPTLTQGQTITVKLAAAQNSLGSLPLVIAEQKGFFAEEGLKVETIDFKGGAPAVQALAAGSVDACICAADHAVRLRSRGQGGLVLVALTEYHGYGLVTLASSPAKTLADLRSKPVGITSAGSLTDNTIRYFINEAGFHPDRDFQLIGVGTGGPMRAAIESGSVAAGMLTTPDVQAALASDGKFRLVQDYRRLQYPALDLVAVEKWTKANPETARKLVRAVVRAERLVQTDPAAVVAGVNQMFPALKPELRKVLAEEAPKLASPDGKMARGGYDLMVKMMKTGDLTLKAPTYESVTAGDFLPKD; encoded by the coding sequence ATGACTTTACCGAAACAGTTTCTGCATATATTAATAACCAGTTCATTCCTTTCGCTGGTTCCCACGCTGACCCAGGGCCAGACAATCACGGTCAAACTGGCGGCCGCACAGAACTCGCTGGGATCCCTGCCCCTGGTGATCGCCGAACAGAAAGGCTTTTTTGCCGAAGAAGGCCTCAAAGTCGAAACCATCGACTTCAAGGGTGGCGCACCTGCCGTCCAGGCCTTGGCCGCGGGCAGTGTCGACGCCTGCATCTGCGCTGCCGACCACGCCGTGCGTTTGCGCAGCCGTGGTCAGGGCGGCCTGGTGCTGGTCGCCTTGACCGAATACCACGGCTACGGTCTGGTCACGCTGGCGTCGTCACCCGCCAAGACCCTGGCCGACCTGCGCAGCAAGCCGGTGGGCATCACGTCGGCGGGCAGCCTGACCGACAACACGATCCGCTACTTCATCAACGAGGCGGGCTTCCATCCCGATCGCGACTTTCAGCTGATCGGGGTGGGCACGGGCGGTCCGATGCGCGCCGCGATCGAAAGCGGATCAGTGGCCGCCGGCATGCTGACGACACCCGACGTGCAGGCCGCCCTGGCGTCCGACGGCAAGTTCCGGCTGGTGCAGGACTATCGCCGCCTGCAGTACCCGGCGCTTGATCTGGTCGCGGTCGAAAAATGGACCAAGGCCAACCCCGAGACGGCACGCAAGCTGGTGCGCGCCGTGGTCCGCGCCGAACGCCTGGTGCAGACCGACCCCGCCGCGGTCGTTGCGGGCGTCAACCAGATGTTCCCGGCACTCAAGCCCGAACTGCGCAAGGTGCTGGCCGAAGAAGCGCCCAAGCTGGCGTCGCCCGACGGCAAGATGGCGCGCGGCGGCTACGACCTGATGGTCAAGATGATGAAGACGGGCGACCTCACCCTGAAGGCGCCGACCTACGAGTCGGTGACCGCGGGCGACTTCCTGCCGAAAGACTGA
- a CDS encoding amidase: protein MSNEIVYASAVGLARKIHDRETSSRAVVDVFLARIAQHNPAINAVVVLQADIARRRAEAADAARANGVSWGPLHGVPITVKDSFDVQGLPSTFGLAALGGNIAARDALTVERLQAAGAIVLGKTNVPPNLADWQTIHPVYGTTRNPWDVTRTPGGSSGGSAAALASGFSALEIGSDIGGSIRMPAHYCGVWGHKPSFGLVPGRGHAKPGSVAPSDITVYGPLARSAGDLALALDVMAGPDPEAGAGWRLDLDPPGPRLADRYRVALWADDPAFPVDASVSDALHAAADSLRRSGVDVDETARPAFDSRDAYEIYVHLLRAATSGRQSDADWDANIAAASGLDPADRSYRALFLRGNVLTHRDWVGFEQRRHGLIQAWRDFFSRYDAVLCPVASTPAFTLVGDTPKHARQVTVNGKDEPSANDYFWLGLASASYLPSTTAPIGVSGAGLPVGAQLIGRFGSDRTCMALAQHLERHHYGFAIPPLFRKAIL, encoded by the coding sequence ATGTCGAATGAAATCGTTTATGCGTCGGCGGTTGGGCTGGCCAGGAAGATCCACGACCGCGAAACGTCATCGCGGGCGGTCGTGGACGTCTTTCTGGCGCGGATCGCGCAGCACAACCCGGCCATCAATGCGGTGGTGGTGCTGCAGGCCGACATCGCCCGGCGGCGCGCCGAAGCGGCGGACGCGGCCAGGGCAAACGGGGTGTCATGGGGGCCGCTGCATGGCGTGCCGATCACGGTGAAGGATTCGTTCGATGTGCAGGGGCTGCCGTCGACCTTCGGGCTGGCGGCCTTGGGCGGCAACATCGCGGCGCGGGACGCCCTGACGGTCGAGCGCCTGCAGGCCGCCGGCGCGATCGTGCTGGGCAAGACCAACGTGCCGCCCAACCTGGCGGATTGGCAGACGATTCACCCTGTCTACGGGACGACGCGCAACCCCTGGGACGTCACACGCACGCCCGGGGGATCGTCAGGCGGATCGGCGGCTGCGCTCGCGTCGGGCTTCAGTGCGCTGGAGATCGGCAGCGATATCGGCGGATCGATCCGCATGCCTGCGCATTATTGCGGCGTCTGGGGGCACAAGCCGTCATTTGGCCTGGTGCCCGGCCGCGGCCACGCCAAGCCCGGCAGCGTGGCGCCGTCCGACATCACGGTCTATGGACCGCTGGCCCGCAGTGCGGGAGATCTGGCCTTGGCGCTGGACGTCATGGCCGGACCCGACCCCGAAGCAGGTGCCGGGTGGCGTCTGGATCTGGACCCGCCCGGCCCGCGCCTGGCCGATCGTTATCGAGTCGCCCTATGGGCGGACGACCCGGCCTTTCCGGTGGATGCGTCCGTCAGCGACGCCTTGCACGCCGCCGCCGACAGCCTGCGGCGATCCGGCGTGGACGTGGACGAAACGGCCCGGCCGGCGTTCGACAGCCGGGATGCCTACGAGATCTATGTGCACCTGCTCAGGGCGGCGACCAGTGGCCGCCAGAGCGATGCCGATTGGGACGCCAACATCGCGGCCGCTTCCGGCCTGGACCCGGCTGACCGCAGCTACCGCGCGCTGTTCTTGCGCGGCAATGTGCTGACGCACCGAGACTGGGTCGGATTCGAGCAGCGCCGGCATGGGCTTATCCAGGCGTGGCGGGACTTTTTCAGCCGGTACGACGCGGTCCTGTGTCCGGTCGCTTCGACCCCGGCGTTCACCCTGGTGGGGGACACGCCCAAGCATGCGCGGCAGGTGACGGTGAATGGCAAGGACGAACCTTCTGCCAATGATTATTTCTGGCTGGGGCTGGCGTCAGCGTCGTACCTGCCCAGCACGACGGCGCCGATTGGCGTGTCGGGGGCCGGACTGCCCGTGGGCGCGCAACTCATCGGGCGGTTCGGGTCGGACCGCACGTGCATGGCATTGGCGCAGCACCTGGAACGGCATCATTATGGATTTGCCATTCCGCCTTTATTTCGCAAGGCCATTTTGTGA
- a CDS encoding nitroreductase family protein, translating to MSIPNSRQADFPVDPQFVARWSPRAFSGEPIAEGTLLTFLEAARWAPSAFNSQPWRFLYARRGTSDWDLYLGLVNDFNRAWAQSASAIVFILSQTRFTPPGKTEDQDLATHAFDAGAAWAHLALQASLSGWSTHGIAGIERDKIRATLDVPPAYAIQAGVVIGKPGDIAQLSESLRQRETPSPRQPLSALAFAGKFRG from the coding sequence ATGTCCATTCCCAATTCCCGCCAGGCCGATTTTCCAGTCGATCCGCAATTCGTCGCCCGTTGGTCGCCGCGCGCCTTTTCCGGTGAGCCGATTGCCGAAGGGACGCTGCTGACCTTCCTGGAGGCGGCTCGGTGGGCACCGTCCGCGTTCAACTCGCAACCCTGGCGCTTCCTGTACGCGCGCCGCGGGACGTCCGACTGGGATCTGTACCTGGGTCTGGTCAACGACTTCAATCGCGCGTGGGCGCAAAGCGCCTCGGCCATCGTGTTCATCCTGTCGCAGACGCGCTTCACGCCACCCGGCAAGACCGAAGACCAGGACCTGGCCACGCACGCGTTCGATGCAGGCGCGGCCTGGGCCCATCTGGCCTTGCAGGCCAGCCTGTCGGGCTGGTCCACCCATGGCATTGCGGGGATCGAACGCGACAAGATCCGCGCCACACTGGACGTGCCGCCCGCCTATGCCATCCAGGCAGGTGTCGTGATCGGCAAGCCGGGCGATATCGCCCAGTTGTCCGAATCGCTGCGACAACGCGAAACGCCCAGCCCACGCCAGCCGCTGTCGGCGTTGGCGTTTGCCGGGAAGTTTCGGGGTTAG
- a CDS encoding Bug family tripartite tricarboxylate transporter substrate binding protein — MISATPMLGALAHGALPSLAAMVWAAVLPTAAVAQPYPSSAIKLVVPFAPAGGTDAVARAVAQSLSRQLGQTVVVENRPGAAGALGTMNVVRAKPDGYTLLLGSNGPIAVSPGLDPKLQYDPARDLVAVAGIAAVPFLLAANKDLPANSVSELLTLARNKPGTINFASPGTGTTNHLVGELLNTLAKVNMVHIPYKGAAPAMNDVAGGTVQFMSGDISTLLPMIQGGRLKALAVTGAARSPLLASVPTVAESGVPGFEANGWFGLFAPKYTPRDVVTKLSDAVRQALVDPDVADRIATLGGSTMPMSTETFTDFSASERAKWKKVIDANQIKPSE; from the coding sequence ATGATCTCAGCGACACCTATGCTGGGCGCGCTTGCTCACGGCGCCCTGCCCTCGCTGGCCGCGATGGTGTGGGCAGCCGTGCTGCCCACCGCCGCCGTTGCCCAGCCCTATCCTTCTTCCGCCATCAAGCTGGTCGTGCCGTTTGCGCCGGCTGGCGGCACCGACGCCGTGGCCCGTGCCGTCGCACAATCGCTGTCCCGGCAACTGGGCCAGACCGTCGTGGTAGAAAACCGGCCTGGCGCGGCGGGCGCCCTGGGCACCATGAACGTGGTACGCGCCAAGCCCGACGGCTACACCCTGCTGCTCGGGAGCAACGGCCCGATCGCTGTCAGCCCGGGGCTCGACCCCAAGCTGCAATACGACCCCGCGCGAGACCTGGTCGCCGTGGCAGGGATTGCCGCAGTCCCCTTTTTGCTCGCGGCCAACAAAGACCTGCCCGCCAACTCGGTCAGCGAATTGCTGACCTTGGCGCGTAACAAGCCTGGCACGATCAACTTCGCGTCGCCTGGCACCGGCACGACCAACCACCTAGTGGGCGAACTGCTCAATACCCTGGCCAAGGTCAATATGGTCCACATTCCGTATAAGGGCGCGGCGCCCGCCATGAACGACGTGGCCGGCGGCACCGTGCAGTTCATGTCGGGCGATATCAGCACCTTGCTTCCGATGATCCAGGGCGGGCGCTTGAAAGCCCTGGCAGTCACGGGGGCAGCGCGCAGCCCGTTGCTGGCATCGGTGCCGACCGTGGCCGAAAGTGGCGTTCCAGGATTCGAGGCCAACGGGTGGTTCGGCCTGTTTGCGCCAAAATACACGCCCAGGGACGTGGTGACCAAGCTGTCGGACGCGGTCAGGCAGGCTCTGGTCGACCCGGACGTGGCGGACCGGATTGCGACGTTGGGCGGCAGCACGATGCCGATGTCGACCGAGACCTTTACCGACTTTTCCGCCAGCGAGCGGGCGAAGTGGAAAAAGGTGATCGACGCCAATCAGATCAAGCCTTCCGAGTAA
- a CDS encoding RraA family protein, translating into MTQSRQEVLNDYEEYKAQGRIWGQVPVERITKIKFPRTPKAVIDRYLALPDLTTTVSDLLDGFGVQSVIAASYIKPLIDGKKIVGNAVTLRSIPERKTPTQGYIDKEPIKMSTREIYYLSEPGDVLVADFAGNLDISNMGGQSALVAKTHGFVGAIVNGAVRDLPAIREIDYPVWAAGVTPITGKFRMEAMEINGPVRVHDVVVYPGDLIVADDSGICVVPAELVEPLIDEAERVGGAEDHMRALIESKAPISELRPFFRKRYD; encoded by the coding sequence ATGACCCAAAGCAGACAGGAAGTCCTGAACGACTACGAGGAATACAAGGCGCAAGGCCGCATCTGGGGACAAGTGCCGGTCGAACGCATCACGAAGATCAAATTCCCGCGCACGCCAAAAGCTGTCATCGACCGCTACCTGGCCCTGCCGGACCTGACCACGACCGTGTCCGATCTGCTGGACGGATTCGGCGTGCAAAGCGTCATTGCAGCGTCCTATATCAAACCGCTGATCGACGGAAAAAAGATCGTCGGCAATGCCGTCACGCTGCGTTCGATTCCGGAACGCAAGACTCCCACCCAGGGCTACATCGACAAAGAGCCGATCAAGATGTCGACGCGCGAGATCTACTATCTGTCGGAACCGGGCGATGTGCTGGTCGCGGACTTTGCCGGCAATCTGGACATCTCGAACATGGGCGGCCAGTCGGCCCTGGTCGCCAAGACCCACGGGTTTGTCGGTGCGATCGTGAACGGCGCCGTGCGCGACCTGCCCGCGATCCGCGAGATCGACTATCCGGTCTGGGCCGCGGGCGTCACGCCGATCACTGGCAAATTCCGCATGGAAGCGATGGAGATCAATGGACCGGTACGGGTGCATGACGTGGTCGTGTATCCCGGCGACCTGATCGTGGCAGACGACTCCGGCATTTGTGTCGTGCCCGCCGAATTGGTGGAACCGCTGATCGACGAAGCGGAACGTGTCGGCGGCGCGGAGGATCACATGCGCGCCCTGATCGAATCCAAGGCACCGATCTCCGAATTGCGCCCGTTTTTCCGCAAGCGGTACGACTAG
- a CDS encoding IclR family transcriptional regulator has product MSPRNATTSDTPDPVDALSGPADSSGGGSALSRMLDIFDLFSPDATVIQIDGVAEHLGVGRSTAYRYLQELGERGFLVQRGKGRYALGPRVIELERLLQNSDPLLNAGKVVMADLADLCQNRTLLLCTLFKDRVLCTHQVGADEIVYNKEKMPIYRGRGSVLPLFQGAGSQAILAYLAPHQIRALYLAKAAEIREAGLGEDWKSFRGALAAIRKQGYAATVGRRNAKVLALAVPVLTVAGQVVGSLLLLSPSTEKERETVLGVVPRLQDASRRIGELEDKPVGLRA; this is encoded by the coding sequence ATGTCCCCACGCAATGCCACGACTTCAGACACACCGGACCCGGTGGACGCACTGTCCGGCCCGGCCGACTCGAGCGGCGGTGGCAGCGCGCTATCCCGGATGCTCGACATCTTTGATCTGTTCTCGCCCGACGCCACTGTTATTCAGATCGACGGCGTTGCCGAGCACCTGGGCGTGGGCCGGTCGACGGCCTATCGCTATCTGCAGGAATTGGGTGAGCGCGGCTTTCTGGTGCAGCGGGGCAAGGGGCGCTATGCCCTGGGCCCACGCGTCATCGAGCTCGAACGCCTGCTGCAGAACTCCGACCCCTTGCTGAACGCAGGCAAGGTCGTCATGGCGGACTTGGCGGATCTGTGCCAGAACCGCACGCTGCTGTTGTGCACGCTGTTCAAAGACCGCGTGCTGTGCACGCATCAGGTCGGCGCGGACGAGATTGTCTACAACAAGGAAAAGATGCCGATCTACCGGGGGCGGGGATCAGTGCTGCCGCTGTTTCAGGGCGCGGGGTCGCAGGCCATCCTGGCGTACCTGGCGCCGCATCAGATTCGCGCGCTCTATCTGGCCAAGGCGGCCGAGATCCGAGAGGCGGGGCTGGGAGAGGACTGGAAAAGTTTTCGGGGCGCACTGGCCGCGATCCGCAAGCAGGGTTATGCCGCCACCGTCGGCCGGCGCAACGCCAAGGTGCTTGCGCTGGCGGTGCCGGTGTTGACCGTGGCCGGCCAGGTCGTAGGGAGTCTGTTGCTGCTGTCGCCAAGCACCGAAAAGGAAAGGGAAACGGTGCTCGGGGTCGTGCCGCGCTTGCAGGACGCGTCCCGGCGCATCGGCGAACTGGAAGACAAGCCGGTCGGGTTGCGCGCGTAG
- a CDS encoding hybrid sensor histidine kinase/response regulator encodes MPRVRSSRRPLSLRLLLILLIGAGLLPLALLGIWGIKAVVNQHHADLERATLDMSRALASAVDAEIESTVAALITLSYHPALTADRLEEFYGVTRDAVRARPYWRSVILTDGAGRILFRSSMPFGSNGVRLTDPESLEQVLKEKRPMVGQVREGQFGGLALPVRVPVMTGGQVQYVVSAALLPDRIHEILARQDIPNGWVITVADPHNQRLARAPEHSAFVGKPVTPSLVNLMAGVDTAGNGTALNGDGVESVAGITKLPRWGISVIVGAPTSLLDRALWTALAMYAAALALSLFACLQAARAISRRIIAGINDLQQQAGDLGQGRPVRAHPCGILEIDQLATSLQAASVDRLAVEQQREALLGNLNRSLGSLRVALDQAQQAARAKDHFLAVLGHELRNPLAPIVSTLDLMDLRGGDVYQRERQILRRQATHLHRLVDDLLDVSRIVQGKLSLNTQPVLLNALVARAHESILATVPKRSAPLTLVLPPHDVWVQGDEARLQQLVVNLLGNAVRHSPDAPVQVRVDGSGSTATIVVADAGTGLSADVLEKIFTPFYQAPQSIARSTGGLGLGLTIARSIVDMHGGTITAHSAGLGQGCEFRVDLPLGREAIAAAPSVPWSAPRQAARILVVDDNIDAAATIAEALAVSGHDVRVAHSATAALAMAADFAPAIAVLDIGLPDMDGFTLARRLRASGLPSDLILIAITGYGQLEDRQRAMQAGFDLHLTKPVAIGALLDGIETIRAARAA; translated from the coding sequence TTGCCCCGAGTCAGGTCGTCCCGTCGTCCCTTGTCATTGCGGCTCCTGCTGATCCTGCTGATCGGCGCGGGGCTGCTGCCGCTGGCGCTGCTCGGCATCTGGGGCATCAAGGCTGTCGTCAACCAGCACCACGCCGATCTGGAACGCGCGACGCTGGACATGTCCCGCGCCCTTGCGTCCGCCGTCGATGCCGAAATCGAAAGCACCGTCGCCGCGCTGATCACCCTTTCCTACCATCCCGCACTGACGGCCGACCGGCTTGAAGAGTTCTATGGCGTGACGCGCGATGCGGTGCGCGCGCGGCCGTACTGGCGATCGGTGATCCTGACCGATGGCGCGGGCCGCATCCTTTTCCGGTCCAGCATGCCCTTCGGTTCGAACGGCGTGCGGCTGACGGACCCCGAGAGCCTGGAACAGGTGCTCAAGGAAAAGCGGCCCATGGTGGGACAGGTCCGTGAAGGACAATTCGGCGGCTTGGCCCTGCCCGTGCGCGTGCCGGTCATGACGGGCGGCCAGGTCCAGTACGTGGTGTCGGCGGCCTTGCTGCCCGACCGTATCCACGAAATCCTGGCGCGCCAGGACATCCCCAACGGGTGGGTGATCACGGTGGCCGACCCCCACAATCAGCGCCTGGCCCGTGCGCCGGAACACAGCGCCTTTGTCGGCAAGCCGGTCACGCCATCCCTGGTCAATCTGATGGCGGGCGTCGACACCGCCGGCAACGGCACGGCATTGAATGGCGACGGCGTCGAGTCGGTCGCGGGGATCACCAAGCTGCCCCGCTGGGGGATCTCGGTGATCGTCGGCGCGCCCACGTCCTTGCTGGACCGCGCCTTGTGGACCGCCCTGGCCATGTACGCGGCCGCGCTGGCGCTGTCCCTGTTCGCCTGTCTGCAGGCGGCGCGAGCGATCTCGCGCCGGATCATTGCGGGAATCAACGATCTGCAACAGCAGGCCGGCGACCTGGGCCAGGGCCGGCCGGTCCGCGCGCACCCGTGCGGCATCCTGGAAATCGACCAGCTGGCCACCTCGCTGCAAGCCGCGTCGGTGGACCGGCTGGCGGTCGAACAGCAACGCGAAGCGCTGCTCGGCAACCTCAACCGGTCACTGGGATCCTTGCGCGTGGCGCTCGACCAGGCCCAGCAAGCCGCGCGCGCCAAGGACCACTTCCTGGCCGTGCTCGGCCATGAACTGCGCAACCCGCTCGCCCCGATCGTCTCCACCCTGGACCTGATGGACCTGCGCGGCGGCGACGTCTATCAACGCGAGCGGCAGATCCTGCGCCGCCAGGCCACCCACCTGCACCGGCTGGTCGACGACCTGCTCGACGTGTCGCGCATCGTGCAGGGCAAGCTGTCCTTGAACACCCAGCCCGTGCTGCTGAACGCGCTGGTGGCGCGAGCCCACGAATCCATCCTGGCGACCGTGCCAAAACGGTCCGCGCCGCTGACGCTGGTCCTGCCGCCGCACGACGTCTGGGTGCAAGGCGACGAAGCCCGCCTGCAGCAACTGGTGGTGAACCTGCTCGGCAACGCCGTGCGGCATTCGCCCGATGCGCCCGTGCAGGTTCGAGTCGATGGCAGCGGATCCACCGCAACCATCGTCGTCGCCGATGCCGGCACCGGCCTGAGCGCCGACGTGCTGGAAAAGATCTTCACGCCCTTCTACCAGGCCCCCCAGTCGATTGCACGATCGACCGGCGGCCTGGGCCTGGGCCTGACCATTGCCCGCAGCATCGTCGACATGCACGGCGGCACCATCACCGCGCACAGCGCCGGCCTTGGCCAGGGCTGTGAATTTCGCGTCGACCTGCCCCTGGGCCGCGAAGCCATCGCCGCCGCCCCGTCCGTGCCCTGGTCGGCGCCGCGCCAGGCCGCGCGCATCCTGGTCGTCGACGACAACATCGACGCCGCCGCCACCATTGCCGAGGCCCTTGCCGTGTCCGGCCACGACGTGCGCGTCGCCCACTCCGCCACGGCGGCCCTGGCCATGGCCGCCGACTTTGCTCCCGCCATCGCCGTGCTCGACATCGGCCTGCCGGACATGGACGGCTTTACCCTGGCCCGCCGCCTGCGGGCCAGCGGCCTGCCCAGCGACCTGATCTTGATCGCCATTACCGGCTACGGCCAGCTGGAAGATCGCCAGCGCGCCATGCAGGCCGGGTTCGATCTGCACCTGACCAAGCCGGTGGCGATCGGTGCGCTGCTGGACGGGATCGAGACAATAAGAGCGGCGCGAGCGGCGTAA
- a CDS encoding fumarylacetoacetate hydrolase family protein yields MKLATLKDGSRDGRLAVVSRDLAWAVYPGEPRTMQAALERWDDVEATLTALYDQLNAGNAADAFAFDPHNAMAPLPRAYQWLDGSAYTNHGQWMERAFNLTPIDTTLPLMYQGGSDDLLGPHDDVPFRDDAHGIDCEAEVVVVVDDVPFGAKAADAAAHIRLVMLANDWSLRGLQPREMKTGFGFIHAKPSTSFAPVAVTLDELGEHWHDDRLHLPLAVDINDRRIGQPNAGEMSVGFGRLLEHAAFTRRLRAGTLIGSGTVSDAADGAGSAALAEVRAIEQVTQGQIRTPFLTFGDRVRMDMQRDGASIFGVIDQQVVSALG; encoded by the coding sequence ATGAAACTTGCCACACTCAAGGACGGCAGCCGCGATGGCCGGCTGGCCGTCGTCTCCCGTGACCTGGCCTGGGCGGTATACCCCGGCGAGCCCCGCACGATGCAGGCCGCGCTGGAACGATGGGACGACGTGGAAGCCACCCTGACGGCGCTGTACGACCAGCTCAATGCCGGCAACGCGGCCGACGCCTTCGCCTTCGACCCGCACAACGCCATGGCGCCGCTGCCTCGCGCCTATCAATGGCTGGATGGATCGGCCTATACGAACCATGGCCAGTGGATGGAACGCGCCTTCAACCTGACACCGATAGACACCACGCTGCCCCTGATGTACCAGGGCGGGTCCGACGATTTGCTGGGCCCGCACGACGACGTGCCCTTTCGCGACGACGCACACGGTATCGACTGCGAAGCCGAAGTCGTTGTCGTTGTCGACGATGTGCCCTTTGGCGCCAAGGCGGCGGATGCCGCCGCGCATATCCGCCTGGTCATGCTGGCCAACGACTGGAGCCTGCGGGGCCTGCAGCCGCGCGAAATGAAGACCGGCTTCGGTTTCATCCATGCCAAGCCGTCCACGTCGTTCGCCCCGGTGGCCGTCACGCTGGACGAACTGGGCGAGCACTGGCACGACGACCGCCTCCATCTGCCCCTGGCCGTCGACATCAATGACCGGCGCATCGGCCAGCCCAACGCGGGGGAAATGAGCGTGGGCTTTGGCCGGCTGCTTGAGCACGCCGCCTTCACGCGCCGCCTGCGCGCCGGCACCCTGATCGGATCCGGCACGGTGTCGGATGCGGCCGACGGCGCCGGGTCTGCCGCCTTGGCCGAGGTGCGCGCCATCGAACAGGTCACGCAGGGCCAGATCCGCACGCCCTTCCTGACCTTTGGCGATCGCGTGCGGATGGACATGCAACGGGACGGCGCGTCGATCTTCGGCGTCATCGATCAGCAGGTGGTCAGCGCGCTCGGGTAA
- a CDS encoding Bug family tripartite tricarboxylate transporter substrate binding protein — MPLLAPRFLLTCLALCASASAVAAYPDKPIRLVVPYVAGSPADNAARRLGEGLTQRLGQTVIVENKAGANGMIGSEQVARAAADGYTIMIGNMDTHALNPLLYKTMRYDPVRDFEPVSLLGMLSTILVARPGATFSDGPSLIAQAKREPGKLTYGSWGLGSVAHLWGGLAEDLAGIQLLHVPFQGTPAALNALLGSQIDLLFAPPSVAVANAKTGKLKIIGSTAAKRLAAYPDVPTLAEQGFANYEGTTWFGIFAPAKTPVDRLDLLNKEIRAVLASPAMMETAATLTMDVRGGDRQQLATVMQESRAKWGRIIQEKNISLTE; from the coding sequence GTGCCCCTGCTCGCCCCCCGCTTCCTGCTCACCTGCCTGGCCCTGTGCGCCAGCGCATCGGCCGTTGCCGCCTATCCCGACAAGCCCATCCGGCTGGTCGTGCCCTATGTGGCCGGATCGCCCGCCGACAATGCCGCCCGCCGCCTGGGCGAAGGCCTGACACAGCGTCTGGGCCAGACCGTCATCGTCGAAAACAAGGCCGGCGCCAACGGCATGATCGGCAGCGAACAGGTCGCCCGCGCGGCCGCCGACGGCTACACGATCATGATCGGGAACATGGACACCCACGCCCTGAATCCGCTGCTCTACAAGACGATGCGGTACGACCCGGTGCGGGACTTTGAACCGGTTTCGCTGCTCGGCATGCTCAGCACGATCCTGGTCGCGAGGCCGGGCGCCACGTTCAGCGACGGTCCGTCGCTGATCGCGCAGGCCAAACGGGAACCCGGCAAGCTGACCTATGGCAGCTGGGGCCTGGGCAGCGTCGCACATCTGTGGGGCGGGCTGGCCGAAGACCTGGCCGGCATCCAGTTGCTGCACGTGCCCTTCCAGGGCACGCCGGCGGCCCTGAACGCGCTGCTCGGCAGCCAGATTGACCTGCTGTTTGCGCCGCCGTCGGTGGCCGTCGCCAACGCCAAGACAGGCAAGCTCAAGATCATCGGATCCACCGCGGCCAAACGCCTGGCTGCCTATCCGGACGTCCCGACCCTGGCCGAGCAGGGCTTTGCGAACTATGAAGGCACGACCTGGTTCGGCATCTTTGCGCCCGCCAAAACGCCGGTGGATCGACTGGACCTGCTGAACAAGGAGATCCGCGCGGTGCTGGCCAGCCCGGCCATGATGGAGACGGCCGCGACGCTGACCATGGACGTGCGCGGCGGCGACCGCCAGCAGCTGGCCACGGTGATGCAGGAAAGCCGCGCCAAGTGGGGCCGCATCATCCAGGAAAAGAACATTTCGTTGACCGAATAA
- a CDS encoding cyclase family protein: MTRRLIDLSIYLENDVLSDPPALAPKITYENHKESVAGFQRLLPGLKAEDLPDGEAAAAEWVTLTTHSGTHLDAPYHFHSTMNQGERAISIDEVDLNWCFQPAVKLDFRHFPDGYVVTASDVEAELARIGHTLSPLEIVLVNTRAGSRYGHPDYVDVGCGMGYEATMYLLERGVRLTGTDAWSWDAPFSYTSRKYLETGDKSLIWEGHKAGRDIGYCHLEKLHNLEALPANGFFVSCFPHKVRAASAGWTRAVAIFDDRLFMAA; encoded by the coding sequence ATGACACGCCGCCTGATCGACCTGTCGATTTACCTCGAAAACGATGTTCTGTCCGACCCGCCCGCCCTGGCGCCCAAGATCACCTACGAAAACCACAAGGAAAGCGTTGCCGGCTTTCAACGCCTGCTGCCGGGCCTGAAGGCCGAGGACCTGCCCGATGGCGAAGCGGCGGCGGCCGAATGGGTGACGCTGACCACGCACAGCGGCACGCACCTGGATGCGCCCTACCACTTCCATTCCACGATGAACCAGGGCGAACGCGCCATCAGCATCGACGAAGTGGACCTGAACTGGTGCTTCCAGCCTGCCGTCAAACTGGACTTTCGTCACTTCCCCGACGGCTATGTCGTGACCGCCAGCGACGTCGAAGCGGAACTGGCGCGTATCGGCCACACCTTGAGTCCCCTTGAAATCGTGCTGGTGAACACGCGCGCCGGCTCCCGCTATGGCCACCCCGACTACGTGGATGTCGGGTGCGGCATGGGCTACGAAGCCACCATGTATCTGCTGGAGCGCGGCGTGCGACTGACCGGCACCGACGCATGGAGCTGGGACGCGCCGTTTTCCTACACGTCGCGCAAGTACCTGGAAACGGGCGACAAGTCGCTGATCTGGGAAGGCCACAAGGCCGGCCGCGACATCGGCTACTGCCACCTGGAAAAGCTGCACAACCTGGAAGCCCTGCCGGCCAATGGATTCTTCGTGAGCTGCTTCCCGCACAAGGTTCGCGCGGCGTCTGCCGGATGGACCCGCGCGGTCGCGATCTTTGACGACCGGCTGTTCATGGCCGCTTGA